In Anthocerotibacter panamensis C109, the sequence CAAGTCCTGCCAGAAACTTTCGAGCCTGACGAGTTCGTCACCTGGAGCACGACTACGTCTCCTTGGTTTGTGGCGCGCAATTGGGGCACACATTCATGAGCCTCGCCAGCTTTTCAGCTTCGGCGCGGTTCGCACACACAGCGGCTTTCCCTGCTGGCAGATTTGAGCCTTCTAAGCGCACTACCCATTCCACACCGCTCTCGGCGTGGTGCTCAATTAGCGTTGCCCAACAAGGCACTCCAGCCGACGTCACCAAACTTGCTTGCGCAAGTTTGGTGACGCGGCTGAGTTTGGGCGTTAGAACTCAAGAGAGATTTCTGCATGTCATTCACCTTTGATTGGTCGGTTCGCGTTACTGACATCATCATGGTCGTCGCTGTTCTTGTCGGTCCTATTATTGCTGTGGCAATAACTCTGTGGACGCAAGATCGACAGGAAAAGTCAAAAGCAAAAAGAGATCTGTTCCTGTTGCTCATGGGCGAGCGCCAGCACCTTGTGATTTCTTATCAGGTTGCGCGCGCTCTAAATACCATTGACGTAGTGTTTTCTGGTTGCGCGCCAGTGCTTCAGGCGTGGCACAAGTATTACGAGCTTCTTTCGCAGCCTCCCTCTCAACTGAGGGTGCATACATGGTTAGAGCTTCTGACTGCAATGGCATCCGAGCTTGGTTATTCCATTCGGCAAACTGACCTAGATAAGTTCTATCTCCCTCAGGGCCACGCAGACGACCTTGATTTTCAGAGAGAGGTTGGCCGTGAATGGTTGCGTGTCTTAAAAGCGACTCACAGCCTAAGTATCGAGCGGCGAGAGTGATGAGTTCTAACAAACGGTTCAAGCCGACGTCCCTCCGCCTGCGGCTCCGGGCCGCGGCTTAACCTGGGCGTTAGGCCCCACACATTTAACATTTCCTTATTCAGGCGACTCACAAATGAAATCACTTCTCCTTGCCGTTCTCTGTCTCCTCGCGCCACTACCGACACTCGCGCAGCAGAACTGCGACAGACCGACAGATGACTTTGATGGTCTTTACTGCCTAAACAAGATCTACATCGAGACTGATGCAGAACTTAATCAGGTCTATAGAGATCTCGCTCCTCGCCTGACGCCTAAGGGCAGGTCACGGCTGAAGGAGACCCAATTGGCATGGATCGAGGACCGAAACTCATCTTGCTCCAGGAAAATCGACTCCGGCTTCTACGTAAACCTCTCTTGCGCCACAAGCTTGACTCGAAGCCGTCTTCAGTTTCTTCAAGAGCGTGTTCGTGAGTGCAAGAGCTCCGGCTGCCTGCCGAGCAAGCTCTAGTGTCCTGGCCTCTTCTCCGCATCGACCAAGTGGCACCTAACTGGTCGTGGACTCGGACCTTCGTTAGGCTGCATTAGTCAGCGAATAGCGAATTAAGAAGAGAAGAGCCGCGAATTGTTTGAGTTAGCGGAACAGATTAATCGAATAGCGAATTCAGGAAGAGAAGCGAATTAGTTTCAGGTGGCTGAACAGATCAATCGAATAACGAATTTAGGAAGAAAGATGAACTGGTTTACGGTTGCGAAACTCACCAATCGAATAGCGAAAATGCCTAACCAGGCGCTCCACCTGACACCGCCTCAAAGCGGGCGGCGCAGGTGAGCTTGGTCGTTGGGCCACTGATCTGTGTAGGATTACGTCTCTATGCAACGATATCCAGAAAACATTCACGTAAATATTGAAGATTTCCGTCGCTCCGATTGGAAATCAGCAATTGACTCTCGTGCCCGAGAAGACTACCCCAGCATGTGGCAATCCCTTTCTGCTGCTGCTAGAGCCGCTATAGAAAGTGGAGAGATTGCTGAAGGAAAAGTGTTGTGGTTGCTGGCAGACGCATGCTCCATGATGCTCAACCCACGTAGCGCCAACGAGCCATTCAAACCATTCATGGTGATGAATGGTAAACGGTCTTCAGTACCGGAAGACTTCCAGCAGTCTGATGTCACGTTGTTTGCCCAAATTGCTGAGGAGATTGATGATATATGGCTCCAAGCACGCTTGGCTGATCTCGTTTGGCTCTTAAAACGTCCCCGCAGTCCTCAGCATGCACTTTTGGCTATCGACGCTTACCGCAAAATTCCCTTGGATGCAAAAACGTGGGTGCGTGGTGGACGAGAATGTTGGGAGCGTGCTCTTAGCCTGACCTGGATGCTCAGGGCTGGCGCAGGTGAACGGATAAAAGAGATGGAAGTAACGATCATCTCCGCATTCGAGGCTGCCAAGGCTGAAGACGGATTCCTGGCCCTCTGGCTGACTGACCTGTTGGCAACGAACCATCTTGGACACGATTATGGCGTCGATATTGCGAGGAAACTGGAATCGCTGGCGCGGAGCTTTGATGCCGAAGGTGATTTGCACAGCGCCCGAGAATTCTTCGCAGCTTCTGCTAAGTGGTTCCAACAAACAGGAGATGACGCCAAGGCAACAGAAATAACCGTATGTGTCGCTGAGGGTTGGGTCAAGGAGGCTGTTGCCCGGATGTCGTCCGCACAGCCGAGTCATATGGTAGCAGCCAGCTTCTACGAAAATGCCATCCAAACCTACCGCTCCATTCCTCGCAGTAAGCGTGCCATTCATCGAATCGACGAGCGTATAGCCGAACTGCACAGGCGCCTGAACGAGGCAGGAGAGCGATCACTGGACGAGATGGGCATAATCACCTCGCCTTCCATGGACATTACGGAACTCATCGAAAAGGCGCAGAATGCAGTGCGAGACAAGACGACCTTGGATGCTCTCGCGGCGTTCGCCAACATCTATCGGGGCGCACGGGTAGCCCAGATACGAGAGTTCGCGGAGAAAATGCTCCGCGAACATCCATTGCAAGCGCTTGTTTCTGCCACCCATATGTCGAGAGATGGTCGCGTGATTGCCAAGCGTCCGGGCATGGGCTTTGGCGATGCCCATTCTAATGAATATCAGGCGACCCTTTGGGCTGAGATGGTCAGACACTATGGGATGGAATTGAGCATCGTTGTGCAAGGAGACATATGGCCTGCCTTGGAGATCCTGATTCTCGAACATCGGTTACGCGAGAGCGACTTTATTGCCATTGCCACCCGCTCCCCAATCGTTCCCACAGGCCGCGAACGTCTGTTCGGTAAGGCCCTTTTCGCTGGATGTGAAAAGGACTTTGTTGTAGCGCTACATCTTTTGGTTCCGCAGATTGAGCACATGGTGCGCTGGCATCTCAAGGCGACTGGCATCAAGACCACTACCCTCGACAAAGATGGAATTGAGAATGAGAACGGGCTGAGTACGCTCATGGACCTTCCCGAAGCGACGCAGATCTTAGGCGAAGATGTGTCATTCGAGCTCAAGGCCCTTTTCTGCGATGCTTTTGGGCCAAATCTTCGCAATGAACTCGCTCATGGTTTGCTCGACGACGAGGCTTGCCAATCCA encodes:
- a CDS encoding lysozyme inhibitor LprI family protein is translated as MKSLLLAVLCLLAPLPTLAQQNCDRPTDDFDGLYCLNKIYIETDAELNQVYRDLAPRLTPKGRSRLKETQLAWIEDRNSSCSRKIDSGFYVNLSCATSLTRSRLQFLQERVRECKSSGCLPSKL
- a CDS encoding DUF6680 family protein is translated as MSFTFDWSVRVTDIIMVVAVLVGPIIAVAITLWTQDRQEKSKAKRDLFLLLMGERQHLVISYQVARALNTIDVVFSGCAPVLQAWHKYYELLSQPPSQLRVHTWLELLTAMASELGYSIRQTDLDKFYLPQGHADDLDFQREVGREWLRVLKATHSLSIERRE
- a CDS encoding DUF4209 domain-containing protein → MQRYPENIHVNIEDFRRSDWKSAIDSRAREDYPSMWQSLSAAARAAIESGEIAEGKVLWLLADACSMMLNPRSANEPFKPFMVMNGKRSSVPEDFQQSDVTLFAQIAEEIDDIWLQARLADLVWLLKRPRSPQHALLAIDAYRKIPLDAKTWVRGGRECWERALSLTWMLRAGAGERIKEMEVTIISAFEAAKAEDGFLALWLTDLLATNHLGHDYGVDIARKLESLARSFDAEGDLHSAREFFAASAKWFQQTGDDAKATEITVCVAEGWVKEAVARMSSAQPSHMVAASFYENAIQTYRSIPRSKRAIHRIDERIAELHRRLNEAGERSLDEMGIITSPSMDITELIEKAQNAVRDKTTLDALAAFANIYRGARVAQIREFAEKMLREHPLQALVSATHMSRDGRVIAKRPGMGFGDAHSNEYQATLWAEMVRHYGMELSIVVQGDIWPALEILILEHRLRESDFIAIATRSPIVPTGRERLFGKALFAGCEKDFVVALHLLVPQIEHMVRWHLKATGIKTTTLDKDGIENENGLSTLMDLPEATQILGEDVSFELKALFCDAFGPNLRNELAHGLLDDEACQSTYAIYAWWLGLRLVFNTFWNAKRKASAGKGEDEKP